Within the Marinobacter qingdaonensis genome, the region ACCCTGGCCCGCATCATCGACACCGCCCAGCCCAAGACCCTGCTGAGCTGTGGCGCGCTGGCCGACGAGGTGGCGCAGCTGTGGCAGCAGCACCAACCGGAGTCGCAGCTGCAAGCCCTCGACACCAGCGACCCGAACGCGGCCCTGCCGCTGGACCGGGTCCAGGACCTGGCGCTGATTTCCAACATCCTGGAACACCTGCCCCACGACGAGGGCGCGCTGTTGCTGGGCCAGTTGCGCAACTATGGCACCCATCAGATCGCGGTGCTGGTGGGCGAGACCCCGGACTGGGCGTTCACCGATTTCATCGGCCTGGGGTTCCGGCGCCACGCCGAGCTGTCCGGGCCCGAGGGCCATTTCACCCTCTACACCTACAACCTGGACAGCTACAACCACAAACGGGCCTGGAACAACCCGGACCACTGGGCCAATCCCGAAATGTGGGGCAAGGCCTGGTGGTAGCCCCCAAGCCGGGCCGGCCGACCTGCCCCCAGTGCGGACTGCATCCGAACATCTGCGTGTGCGACCGGTGCCGGCCGGTGCCCAACCGGACCCCGGTCACCGTGTTGCAGCACCCCTCGGAGGTGGGTCGGGCCAAGGGCACCCTGCGGATTCTCCAGCGCTGCCTGGGCTCGGTGCGGGTCTTGGTGGGTGAGACCGCCGAGCAGTTCGAACTGGCCGGCCTGGCCAGCGGCGACCTGACCCGAACCGGTCTGCTGTTTCCGGGCCCGACCAGCCAGCCCCTGGAGCAGGCCGACCTGAGCGCCATCGACCACTGGCTGGTACTCGATGGCACCTGGCGCAAGGCCGCACGGATTCTGCATCAGAACCCCGCCCTGGCCGAGCTGCCCCGCTATCATTTCGCGCAGCCGCCGACGTCCCGGTACGTGGTGCGCAAGGCCCCGGGCGACCACCACCTGGCGACCGCCGAAGCGGTCAGCTACCTGCTGAAACAGGCGGAGCCCGACCTGGACACCGGCCCCATCGACGACGCCATGACCGCCCTGGTCGAGCAACAGCTGGCCCAGATTCCGGCGCCGCTGCGACACCGGTACCCCAAACCGCCACCCACCTGAGCTTGGCAAGGCCCTCGGGCTTGAGCGATGATAACGGCCACCCTATCGGGCACCCGGAGGACAGCAGACCATGGCCCTTTTCAGCGAGAAATCCGCCGAACAACAACTGAAGGCCGAATCGGAGAAGGTCAATCGCATCGACCTGGAGAAGGTCCTCGAGCGCCAGCGCGCCATCGAGGCCAAGGTGAAGGGCAGCGGCAAGCTCAACCGGTTCAGCGCCGACATCAAACTGATGTTCTCGATGATCCGCGATTACTGGCAAGGCAACTACCGCAGCGTGCCCTGGAAAACCATCGCCGCGGTCGCCGGCGCCCTGCTGTATGTGCTCAACCCCCTGGACGTGATCCCGGACCTGATCCTCGGCTTTGGTTTTATCGACGACGCCGGGGTGGTCGCTCTGTGCCTGAAGCTGGTCGAGTCGGACCTGCACCGTTACGCCGCGTGGAAGGAAGAGCACGAGGCGCAAAACAAGGTTACAGAATCCAATTGATTGGAAACTGAACCAACGGTACTCTGCCGGACTTATCGACGCCACCACCGTTTGATTCTGGAGTTCTCGTGGATTTCGCCACCCTCATTGGCCTGGTCGGGGCCATTTTGCTCATCGCCTCCGCCGTGATTCTCGGGGTCTCACCCGATGTGTTCGTCAACGGTCCGTCGTTGCTGATTGTCCTGGGCGGGAGCTGCTTGGTGGTGCTGGCCAAATTTAGTTTCGGCCAGTTCTTCGACGCATTCAAAGTCGCCGCTCGAGCGTTCAAATTCAAACTACCGGAAACCCGGGACGCCATCGAAGAGCTGGTGGAAGTTGCCCAGGTTGCCCGCAAAGAGGGCGTGCTGGGCCTGGAGGGGCGCGAGGTCGGCTCCCCATTCCTGGAACAGGGCATTCAGATGCTGGTGGATGGTCACGACGCCGACACCATCAAGCAACTGCTGAGCAAGGAACGGGTGATGACCCTGGATCATAACCGCTCCGGCGCCAAGGTGTTCACTGCCCTGGCCGACGTCGGCCCGGCCATGGGCATGATCGGTACCCTGATTGGCCTGGTGCAGATGCTCTCCAACATGGAAGACCCCAAGTCCATCGGCCCGGCCATGGCCGTGGCGCTGCTGACCACCCTGTACGGCGCCATGCTGGCGACCATGGTGGCTTCGCCCATCGCCGATAAACTGTCCCTGCGCATGACCGAGGAGGCGCGCATGCAGTCCCTGTACATCGACGCCCTGGTGGCCATTCAGGAAGGCACCAACCCCCGGGTAATCGAACAGCTGCTGTCCAGCTATCTGCCGCCCAAGGAACGTGACAAGGCCGGCGAACCGGAAGCCGTGAGCGGCTGAGCCATGGACGAGTTGCCGGAAGAGGAAAAACCGGGCATCCCGGCCTGGGTCGTTACCTTCGCCGACCTGATGTCGCTGCTGATGTGCTTTTTCGTGCTGCTGCTGTCGTTCTCCGAGATCGACGCCATGAAGTTCAAGCAGATCGCCGGGGAGCTGTCGAAAGCCTTTGGGGTCCAGCGGGATGTAGCAACCCTGGATATCCCCATGGGCACCAGCCCGATCTTCGATTCCTTCTCGCCGGCACCGCCAGAACCGACGGTGGTGAACGAAGTCCGCCAGACCACCACCGAGCAAAAGCCGGAATTGCAGACCCTGAAAAGCCCGACCGATCAGGCGATCGAATCTGCCCTGCAGGAGGAGCTGGACCAGAGCACCCAGGAAATCCTGGACATTCTGGACCAGGAGATCGAGGACGGTCGGGTCAATGTTGCTCAGGATGAAGATCAGCGACGGATCGTGATCCGGATCGAAGAAAAAGGCTCCTTCCCGTCCGGCTCAGCCGACCTGACCTGGGAGTTCGAAGGCCTGCTGTTGGAAATGGCCGACGTGCTGGTGGATATCCCGGGCAGGCTGACGGTGGAGGGCCACACCGACGACATTCCGATCCGCACCGCGCGCTTCTATAGCAACTGGGATCTGTCCGCCGCTCGGGCCGCCGCCGTGGCCAACGCGTTGCTAGCGACCGAGGAAATCGAGCCCACCCGCCTGGCGGTCAAGGGCCTGGCCGATACCGAGCCCAGGGTCAGCAACGATACCGCCGAAAGCCGGGCCAAGAACCGCCGGGTCGAGATCATCGTCGACCTGTCCGGCCCCTTGCGGGAACAGGAACTGGAACTGCGGGAGTTGATCGAGTCCCAATCCCGGGCCGCCGATTCGACCATGGACATCGAATCAGAATCCTTCTCGCTGGAGCCGATCATCGACCTGCAATCCGACCGCAATTCGGCGAACGACAATCGGGCCGACGGCGACATCAGCTGGTAACCCGCCCGACCAATACGGTGCACGCCATTAAATTCTGCACCGTATTGGTGCCTTTATTCCCTCACCACTCGACCTTCCCGCCCCACTCCTGACCACAACTGACTAACCTCACTGATTTTGCATTGTTTTGGAACACCTCTTGCTTGAATGCACCCCGTCAATGCATTTAAGGCCCGACAGAGGTCAAAACACACCATCAGGAGGGAAAACCCGTGGACATCACGAGTGCTGTACACACCCTGACCGAAAGCGCCAACACGCTGTTCATCCTTATCGGTGCCATTATGGTACTGGCCATGCACGCCGGCTTTGCCTTCCTCGAGGTGGGTACGGTGCGGCACAAGAACCAGGTCAACGCCCTGGTCAAGATCATGACCGACTTCGGCGTGTCCGCCGTGGCCTACTTCTTCGTCGGCTACTACATCGCCTACGGCAGCCATTTCATGACCGGCGCCGGCGAACTGACCGCGGGCAACGGCTATGAACTGGTCAAGTTCTTCTTCCTGATGACCTTCGCCGCAGCCATCCCGGCCATCGTCTCCGGCGGTATCGCCGAGCGCGCCAAGTTCTACCCGATGCTGATCGCCTCCGGCCTGATCGTGGCCCTGGTGTATCCGTTCTTCGAAGGCCTGATCTGGAACGGCAACTACGGCTTCCAGAGCTGGCTCGAGTCCCAGTTTGGTGCATCCTTCCACGACTTTGCCGGCTCTGTTGTGGTGCACGGCGTGGGTGGCTGGATCGCCCTGGCCGCGGTACTGATGCTGGGCGCCCGTAACGGCCGCTACCGCAACGGCAAGGTGGTGGCCTTCGCCCCCTCCAACATTCCGTTCCTGGCCCTGGGCGCCTGGATCCTGACCGTCGGCTGGTTCGGCTTCAACGTCATGTCGGCCCAGACCCTGGACGGCATCAGCGGCCTGGTGGCGGTGAACAGCCTGATGGCCATGGTCGGCGGTATCCTGGTGTCCATGCTGCTGGGTCGCAAGGACCCGGGCTTTATCCACAACGGTCCGCTGGCCGGCCTGGTGGCGGTGTGTGCCGGTTCCGACCTGATGCACCCGGTGGGCGCGCTGATCACCGGCGGTGTCGCCGGCGCCATCTTCGTCTACATGTTCGAGTGGGCCCAGGCCAAGATCGAACGTCTGGACGATGTGCTGGGTGTCTGGCCGCTGCACGGTGTCTGTGGTGTCTGGGGCGCCATCGCCTGCGGCATCTTTGGTCAGGAAGCCTTCGGCGGCCTGGGGGGCATCAGCCTGATGTCCCAGATCGTCGGCTCCATCGCCGGTGTTGTCGTCGCCTTCGTGGGCGGCCTGATCGTGTACGGGGTGATCAACGTCATCTCCGGCCTGCGTCTGACCGAAGAGGAAGAGTTCAACGGTGCCGACGTCAGCATCCACCGCATCGGTGCCACCTCCATGGAATAAACCGGCTTCGCAGCGGTTTGAAACAGGCGGCCTACGGGCCGCCTGTTTGCGTTTCTGGTCCCAAGAAAAGTAGCGACTTTCGGTCACAAAAAAAAACAGCCTTTCCTGGTCGAAAATCACTCACACCTTTGGTGTGGATGTGATTAGATTACGCTCGTGAAAAGGGCCTTTCAGGAGGGCTTGTATGACCTATTGCGTAGCGATGCGCCTGGCCGACGGGCTGGTGTTCGCATCGGATTCCCGGACCAACGCCGGTTTCGACCAGATTTCCACCTTCCGCAAGATGCACGTGTTCGAGCAGGCCGGGGAGCGGGAACTGGTGCTGTTGTCCGCCGGTAACCTGGCCACCAGCCAGAGCGTCATCAGTCTGCTTGAGCGCCGGGCCGGCACCGACGTGACCAACGTACTGAACACCGGTTCCATGTTCGAAACCGCGGAACTGGTGGGTCAGACCATGCGCGAAGTCATTCGCCGGGACAATCCGGACGGCAAGCTCGGCCAGGTGGATTTCAGCTGTTCGCTGATCCTGGGCGGCCAGATCAAGGGCGAGGTGCCGCGGCTGTTCAACATCTACCCGGAGGGCAACTTTATTGAAGCCACCGAAGAAACGCCCTACTTCCAGATCGGCGAATCCAAGTACGGCAAACCGATCATCGACCGGGTGGTGAATTACCGCACGCCCCTGGATCGGGCCTACCAGTGCGCCCTGATCTCCTTCGACTCGACCATGAAGAGCAATCTGTCCGTGGGCATGCCCCTGGACATCGCCATCTACCGGACGAACGAGCTCAAGCCCTGCCTGATGGACCGGGTGGACGACCAGTCGGCGTATTTCCACGAGCTTCGGCAACGCTGGCACCAGGGCATTCAGGACCTGTTCGCCAACCTGACCCCGCCCAACCTCGGCTAGGCTAGTCCGGCCCGTACCCGGTCAGCTCCATGTAGCCCACGCCGCCGTGGCTGCCGGAGACACTGACCGGGCTTTCCCAGTACGGATACTGGCCCTGGTTGCGGTAATCGCCGGGCGGCGCCGCCAGTTGCACATCCACCTCAAACCGCGGCAACTGCAGGCGCCAGCGGGTCGGGGTTGGGGTAGAAGGCGCGCCGTCATCCGGCTCCGGGGTCAGGCTCAGGTCGTCGCCCGTCAGCGCCACCGGGGTCTGGCCATCGGCGATCCAGGTACCGGCCACAAAGGCGCCATCCTCTTCCCGTAATCGGAATGCCATCAGCTTGTCACCAGACTCCAGGTGCAGGGCAAACCAGTCCCAGCCCTGCTGGCCGGTCTTCAGCAGCTGACTACTCCACTCCCGGTCGAACCAGCCCTGGCCGCGGACCGCCAGCGTTTCGCCGTCGAGGGTCACCGTGCCCTCGATGGCGATGTCGACCAGGCTGAAATACATCGAGCCCCCGCCGCTGGCGGACTTGGCGCTGAACCCCTTGTCACCGTGGGCGATGGGCGCACCGTTCAGGCTCAGGGTCAGGTCGTAGGACCAATCCGGAGTAGCCACCTGCAAGCGCCAGGGACCGCCCGGGTCCGGACCGGTCAGTTGCCAGTCGTCGAGCCAGACCTGAAACGGCGCCAGCCTGACACCAGCGTGGCCGATATCGCCCCGGGCCAGCTTCTCGGCAAACCGGTGCTGGCCGCGCCAACTCACCGCGCCGTGGGCCATCCAGGCCGCGTCCAGGGGCCACGCAGACGCCGCCGGCGCCTCCGCGCCTTCTGGCCTCGGGGTCAGGGCCTGGCGGAACTGGGTCCACTGCAGCCCCAGGGGCTCGCCGTCGGCAGTTTCCAGGTTGGCGGTCAGATACCACCATTCGATGCGATGTTGGGGGTGCGCGCCAAAATCCTCGGGAAACCGCAGCCGGTCGCCCGGTGCGGGCTGCAGGAACGGCACCCCGGACTCGGCCTGCTGGACCTCCGCCAGACCGGCGAAGCCGCCCTGCTCCGAGTCCTGGCTGCAACCGGCAGCCAGCGCCAGCACGAGCAGCAATCCGAGCCAGCACTTCATCGGTCACCTCCGGCCAGGCTGGTGGCGGATACCGGCAGGGTCGCCGGTTGCTGTAACTGACGGCGCATCAGCAGGGCGATGGTCAGCCCGATCACCAGACTCAACCCGAGCAGCTCAACCCAGAAGCCGGGGTAAACCGCCATCGGCAACGACCAGCCGAACGCCAGCGGGTTGATGCGGTGTACCAGCACCCAGGTCAGCCAGATGCCCAGGGGCAATGCCAGTAGCGCTATGCCCCCGGTCAGGGCCACCGCCAGACGCACCAGTTGGCCGGCCACTTCGCGATCGCGCAGCCCCCACACCGCCAGCAGCCGGTAGTACCAGACCCGGGTGGAGAAGAAGACCCAGCCCATGATCAGCAGGGCCGAGGCCGCGAGGATCAGGGTCAGCACGGTCATGGCCCGGGTCAGCAGGAAGGTCTGGTCGAACACCGCGTCGGCCAGGGCCCGAATTCGGCGGTTCTCGCGGACGGTCAGGCTGTCGGTCTGCCAGACCTGCTTCAGGCCGGCTTCGATGGCGGCCATACCGAGCGTACCCGGGTTGATGGACAAGCCCTCGAAACCGGGCCGAAAACTCACCGGCAAATCGCTGGCGTTGATCATCACCTCGCCGGCCGGACGTCCGTAGTCCGGATAGATCGCCAGCACCGGCAGCGACCAGCGCCGTTCGGCGACGGTCAGCACCAGGGACTCGCCGACCTCAAGCCCATACCGGCGCGCCAGTTGTTCGTTGATCAGCAGTCCCTCGCCCCGCTCAAAGCCGACCCAGGGTTGCCCCGCCGAGGCCAGCAACCGCCACTGGGTCAGCAACCCAGTGACCGGGCTTACCGCCAGCAGGTCCACGCCTACGGCGGCCTCCGCTTCGGTCCTGCGGAATTCGGCCCGACCCCGGACCACCCGGTGCCAGTCGCCGGTTTCGGCCAGCTCGGGCTGGCCCTGCAGCCAGTCGGCCGCGGCCTGGCTGTCGGCACCCCGGGGCAGCTCGACGTAGTACTCCGCCGCCAGGCGCTGATCGAGCCAGTCGTCGAAAGTGGCCTCGAACACCGTGACCAGGGCCTGCACCGCCAGCACCATGGCCAGGGCAAACTGCAGCGCCACCAGGGGCAGCGCCAGGCGACGGGCGAGCACGCCATACTCCGCGAACTGCCAGCGCTTGAGTGGATCGCCGGCGGCCGAGGCGCCCCGCCGGGCCAGGGCCGACAGCAGCACCGGCGTCAGCAGCCCCACCCCGACAAACACCAGGGCCACGGCGCCGAACACCAATGCCAAGGTCGGCGCCAGCAGGGCCAGGACCAACCCGGCCAGTATCGCGATCAGCGCCAGGGCCGGTCGGACAGCGCCCGGCAGCCAGTTCGTTATCCGTCCGGCGGGACGGAACCAATCAACCAGGCAGACGCCCAGCACCACCGCCATCATGAGCGCAATCGGGGCCAGCCAGCCAGCGTCCTGGCCGGCAAACAGGGGCGTATCGAACAGGTTGTCCAGAGCCTGGCCGAAGCCGCCGCCCAACAGGCCGGCCAGCAGGCGACCCAGGGCAACGCCGGGCACCACGCACAGGGCGGCCAGCACCAGGATCTCCAGCACCAGGGCGAGCCGGATCTGGAGCTCGCGCACGCCGAACCGGTGCAGAAGGGCGAAGCTGTCCCGGCGCTGGGCCAGACCCAACTGATAGACGCTGCGCAGCAGCAACGCGGTGATCAGCAACACCAGCACCCCCAGGGCATCCAGATTGAGCAAGAAACTCTCCCCCAGTTCGCCGGTGTCCGGGCCAAGACTGAAGCGGCTGACGCGGTAGTCCCCAGGCAAGGCGCTGGCCGGCACCGAGTCTGCCAGCAGCAGGGACAGGCTTGCTTTGGCCTCGCCGTTGTCCGTGACCATGGCCGCGGCGTCGCGGATATCGAGGAAGGGTTCACCATTGAGGGGCTGATTCCAGCCCTGGGCCGAATCTTCAGTGCCGGCAAAACAACCGGCGGCCAGCACATCCACCCCAACCACACGACCGGCCGGGGCCGGCCGTTCCACCTCCAGCCAGGGCATGACGCAGAGGCCGGCCCGGCGCAGGGTAACGAAGTCAGTCACGGTCACCGGCTGGCCATCCATGCGTTCCACCTGGCGCCGTTCGGCCACTGCCTGTTCGCTCTGACCCAGGCTGGCCCGGGCCTGCGCGGTCAGGTGATGGACCCCGGTCCAGAGCATGGTGGCCACCAGAATCATCAGCGCCAGCGCCAGCAGCTGCAGCGGGTGGCGCCGGTAATGGCTGAACAGGGCAGGCAGCAGGAGTTTCATGGCATCAGGAAGCGGCGGTATGGGCCAGGTCGAGGCGCTGGCCGCAGCGGGCCGCCAGTTCCGGGTCGTGGGTGGCCAGAATCAGGGCGCAGCCCTGGTCGGCCTGAAGTGCGAACAGTTCGTGGGCGACCTCGTCGGCGGTGTGCCGGTCCAGACTGCCGGTGGGCTCATCGGCCAGGATCAACGCCGGCTTCATGGCGAACACCATGGCCAGGGCCGCGCGCTGGCGCTGGCCACCAGAGACCTGATCGGGGTAACGGTTGGCCAGGGCGCCAATACCCAGGCGATCCAGCCAGGGCTCGCACTGGCCGTCGTCCTGACCGGCCAGTCGCGCCCGCAGGCGCACGTTATCCAGCAGCGACAGTGCCGGCATCAGGTTGGCGTCCTGGAACACCACGCCGATTCGCTGGCGCCGCAGGTCGGCCCAGCGCCGGGCTGTTTCTGCTCCGATACCACGGTGGCCAGGACTGCCACCCTGATCAGCGTCGAAGCGCTCGCCGGCAATATCGATCACGCCGGCATCCGGCTGCTCCAGCCCGCATAGCAGGTTCAGCAGGGTGCTCTTGCCAGAACCGGAGCGCCCCATCAGGGCCAGGGACTGGCCCCGGTCCAGGGTCAACGTCAGATCCGCCAGCACCGGGATCCGCTCGTTGCCACTGTCAAAGCCCTTGGTCAGACCGCGTAGCATCAGCAAGACCTGTCCCATGTGTGTCATTACCTCCGTCTGCCGGCCCCTAATCCTCGGCTGTCAGCAACGGGGCCTGTTCGCCGCGGCGCTCAGCGCGCCACTCCCGGAATTGCTCGACCCAGGACAGCAGGGCTGGTATCACCAACAGCACCAGCATGGTCGACAGCCCCAGGCCAAAGGCAATGGAGGTGGCCATGGGAATCAGGAACTGGGCCTGCAGCGAGGTCTCGAACAGCAGCGGCAACAGGCCGCCGATGGTGGTCAGGGAGGTCAGCAACACCGCCCGCACCCGCTGCACCGCGGCCTCGTTCAGGGCCTCGGTGATGCCCAGACCCTTCTGCCGCTGCTGGTTGTAGAAAGCTACGAGGATGATGGCGTTATTGACCACTATCCCGGACAGGCCAAACAGGCCGAACAGGGACAGGATGGTCAGCTGCAGTCCCATCAGCCAGTGGCCCAGCAAGGCGCCGACCAGGGCAAACGGGATGATCGCCATGACGATCACCGGCAGGCTCCAGGACGCAAACACCCACACCAGCACCACGTACATCAGGCCCAGGCCGATGATCAGGCCGGTCTGCATGTCGGCCAGGGTTTCGCGCTGATCGGCGGCCCGGCCCTCGAAGCTGTAACGCACGTTGTAGCGGCTGGCGATTTCCGGCAGCGCCTCGGCCTGCAGGCTGTCGAGGATCTGGTCGGTGGTGCTGACCTGGGTGTTGAGCCCGGAGGTGACCTCCACCGCCAGCTTGCCGTCGGCATGGCGCAGGGCCTCGAAGCCCTGGCGGTGGTCCAGGTTCATGACCTGGGTGAGCGGTACAAAGCGGCCATCAGGCACCCGCACCGTCAACTGCGACAGGGTGGACAACCGCTCGCGCTGGTCCTGGGGCAGCTGCACCCGCACCTCCACTTCGTCCCGGCCATCCTGGTAGATCTGGGCGATGCGGCCGTCAAACGCGGCCCGCAACTGCCGGCCCAGATCTGCCGTGGTCAGGCCCAGGGCCTCGCCGTAGGGGCTGACCTGGTAGATCAGCTGTTCCCGGCCCCAGGGCATGTCGTCTTCCACATCGAGCACCCCGGGCAAGGTCGACAGCGCCTGGGACAGGGCCTCGGCCGCCGCCTTCAGGGCCTCGGCGTCGTCGCCGGTCATGCGCACGTTCACGTCCCGGCCGGGCGGACCGGCCTGGCGCTCGGAAATGCTCAGGTTATCCAGCCCCGCCGGCAACGCCAGTCGGTTTCGCCATTCGTTGATGAACTGGGGGTTGCGCACCGAGCGCTGGTCCGAGGGCACCAGTTCGATGAACATGGAGCCCAGTTCCTCACCGGTGCGGGAGCGGCCGCCGGCGCCCAGGGTGGCGCCTTCCTGGGTCACCGCGTGCAGCACCAGATCGCCGCCCAGGGCTGCCTCGGTCTCGGCCAGGCCCTGGCGCATGTCCTGGAGGAATTGCTCGACGGTGCGCTCATCGGTACCGGCCACGAAGCTGGCGTTGGCGTAGAAGATCGAGGGCTCCGGAGTTGGGAAGAAGTTGAAGCCCAGGCGACCACCGGCCAGCAGGCCCACGGTCACCAGTGCCAGCGCCAGCGCCCCGGCCAAGGTGACGCCCCGGTGTTCCAGGCTCTTCAGCGAGAGGCGCCGGAACGGTCCTTCCCGGAACCGATCGAACTTCTGTTCGAAGCCGTTCCGCAGTCGGGTGATCGGGTTGCCGCTGGGGCGTTCGGGCGCGCCCTCCGTACGGGCCGTGGTTTTTGGGACAAAAGCGTGGCGCAAGTGCGCGGGCAGCACGATGAAGCATTCCAGCAGCGAGGCCACCAGCACGCAGATCATCACCGTGGGAATGTCACCCAGGATGTTGCCGATTACGCCGCCCACTACCAGTAGCGGCATGAACGCCGCCACCGTGGTCAGGGACGACGCCAGCACCGGCCACACCATGCGCTTGGCCGCGCCCTCGGAGGCGTATACCGAGGCCTCCCCCATGCGGGCATGGGCGTCGGCGTCCTCACCCACCACTATGGCGTCGTCGACGATCACCCCCAGGGCCATGATCAGGGCGAACAGGGAAATCATGTTGATGGAGCCGCCGATACCCCAGAGCACGGCCATGGAGGCCAGAAACGCGGTGGGTATGCCGATGGCGACCCAGACCGCCACCCGCCCGGGCAGGAACAGGTACAGCAGGCACACCACCAGCACCAGACCGCCAAGGCCGTTGTTTACCAGCAGGGAAATACGGTCGTTCAGTAGCTGCCAGGACTGGTCGTATACTTCGAGGGTCAGGGACGGTGGCAGCGTCGGCCGGGTCTGTTCCAGCCACTTCTCCAGCACCTGGGCCGACTCCAGGGAATCGCCGTTCTCGGCCCGCTGCAGCACCAGCTCTGCGGCCGGATGGCCATTGCGGCTCAGGGTGATCTGATTGT harbors:
- a CDS encoding DUF6231 family protein; protein product: MSTAFDSDSPRQTLARIIDTAQPKTLLSCGALADEVAQLWQQHQPESQLQALDTSDPNAALPLDRVQDLALISNILEHLPHDEGALLLGQLRNYGTHQIAVLVGETPDWAFTDFIGLGFRRHAELSGPEGHFTLYTYNLDSYNHKRAWNNPDHWANPEMWGKAWW
- a CDS encoding tRNA-uridine aminocarboxypropyltransferase, whose product is MVAPKPGRPTCPQCGLHPNICVCDRCRPVPNRTPVTVLQHPSEVGRAKGTLRILQRCLGSVRVLVGETAEQFELAGLASGDLTRTGLLFPGPTSQPLEQADLSAIDHWLVLDGTWRKAARILHQNPALAELPRYHFAQPPTSRYVVRKAPGDHHLATAEAVSYLLKQAEPDLDTGPIDDAMTALVEQQLAQIPAPLRHRYPKPPPT
- a CDS encoding YkvA family protein → MALFSEKSAEQQLKAESEKVNRIDLEKVLERQRAIEAKVKGSGKLNRFSADIKLMFSMIRDYWQGNYRSVPWKTIAAVAGALLYVLNPLDVIPDLILGFGFIDDAGVVALCLKLVESDLHRYAAWKEEHEAQNKVTESN
- the pomA gene encoding flagellar motor protein PomA, which codes for MDFATLIGLVGAILLIASAVILGVSPDVFVNGPSLLIVLGGSCLVVLAKFSFGQFFDAFKVAARAFKFKLPETRDAIEELVEVAQVARKEGVLGLEGREVGSPFLEQGIQMLVDGHDADTIKQLLSKERVMTLDHNRSGAKVFTALADVGPAMGMIGTLIGLVQMLSNMEDPKSIGPAMAVALLTTLYGAMLATMVASPIADKLSLRMTEEARMQSLYIDALVAIQEGTNPRVIEQLLSSYLPPKERDKAGEPEAVSG
- a CDS encoding MotB family protein codes for the protein MDELPEEEKPGIPAWVVTFADLMSLLMCFFVLLLSFSEIDAMKFKQIAGELSKAFGVQRDVATLDIPMGTSPIFDSFSPAPPEPTVVNEVRQTTTEQKPELQTLKSPTDQAIESALQEELDQSTQEILDILDQEIEDGRVNVAQDEDQRRIVIRIEEKGSFPSGSADLTWEFEGLLLEMADVLVDIPGRLTVEGHTDDIPIRTARFYSNWDLSAARAAAVANALLATEEIEPTRLAVKGLADTEPRVSNDTAESRAKNRRVEIIVDLSGPLREQELELRELIESQSRAADSTMDIESESFSLEPIIDLQSDRNSANDNRADGDISW
- a CDS encoding ammonium transporter, whose amino-acid sequence is MDITSAVHTLTESANTLFILIGAIMVLAMHAGFAFLEVGTVRHKNQVNALVKIMTDFGVSAVAYFFVGYYIAYGSHFMTGAGELTAGNGYELVKFFFLMTFAAAIPAIVSGGIAERAKFYPMLIASGLIVALVYPFFEGLIWNGNYGFQSWLESQFGASFHDFAGSVVVHGVGGWIALAAVLMLGARNGRYRNGKVVAFAPSNIPFLALGAWILTVGWFGFNVMSAQTLDGISGLVAVNSLMAMVGGILVSMLLGRKDPGFIHNGPLAGLVAVCAGSDLMHPVGALITGGVAGAIFVYMFEWAQAKIERLDDVLGVWPLHGVCGVWGAIACGIFGQEAFGGLGGISLMSQIVGSIAGVVVAFVGGLIVYGVINVISGLRLTEEEEFNGADVSIHRIGATSME
- a CDS encoding proteasome-type protease, with the translated sequence MTYCVAMRLADGLVFASDSRTNAGFDQISTFRKMHVFEQAGERELVLLSAGNLATSQSVISLLERRAGTDVTNVLNTGSMFETAELVGQTMREVIRRDNPDGKLGQVDFSCSLILGGQIKGEVPRLFNIYPEGNFIEATEETPYFQIGESKYGKPIIDRVVNYRTPLDRAYQCALISFDSTMKSNLSVGMPLDIAIYRTNELKPCLMDRVDDQSAYFHELRQRWHQGIQDLFANLTPPNLG
- a CDS encoding lipocalin-like domain-containing protein — encoded protein: MKCWLGLLLVLALAAGCSQDSEQGGFAGLAEVQQAESGVPFLQPAPGDRLRFPEDFGAHPQHRIEWWYLTANLETADGEPLGLQWTQFRQALTPRPEGAEAPAASAWPLDAAWMAHGAVSWRGQHRFAEKLARGDIGHAGVRLAPFQVWLDDWQLTGPDPGGPWRLQVATPDWSYDLTLSLNGAPIAHGDKGFSAKSASGGGSMYFSLVDIAIEGTVTLDGETLAVRGQGWFDREWSSQLLKTGQQGWDWFALHLESGDKLMAFRLREEDGAFVAGTWIADGQTPVALTGDDLSLTPEPDDGAPSTPTPTRWRLQLPRFEVDVQLAAPPGDYRNQGQYPYWESPVSVSGSHGGVGYMELTGYGPD
- a CDS encoding ABC transporter permease, whose product is MKLLLPALFSHYRRHPLQLLALALMILVATMLWTGVHHLTAQARASLGQSEQAVAERRQVERMDGQPVTVTDFVTLRRAGLCVMPWLEVERPAPAGRVVGVDVLAAGCFAGTEDSAQGWNQPLNGEPFLDIRDAAAMVTDNGEAKASLSLLLADSVPASALPGDYRVSRFSLGPDTGELGESFLLNLDALGVLVLLITALLLRSVYQLGLAQRRDSFALLHRFGVRELQIRLALVLEILVLAALCVVPGVALGRLLAGLLGGGFGQALDNLFDTPLFAGQDAGWLAPIALMMAVVLGVCLVDWFRPAGRITNWLPGAVRPALALIAILAGLVLALLAPTLALVFGAVALVFVGVGLLTPVLLSALARRGASAAGDPLKRWQFAEYGVLARRLALPLVALQFALAMVLAVQALVTVFEATFDDWLDQRLAAEYYVELPRGADSQAAADWLQGQPELAETGDWHRVVRGRAEFRRTEAEAAVGVDLLAVSPVTGLLTQWRLLASAGQPWVGFERGEGLLINEQLARRYGLEVGESLVLTVAERRWSLPVLAIYPDYGRPAGEVMINASDLPVSFRPGFEGLSINPGTLGMAAIEAGLKQVWQTDSLTVRENRRIRALADAVFDQTFLLTRAMTVLTLILAASALLIMGWVFFSTRVWYYRLLAVWGLRDREVAGQLVRLAVALTGGIALLALPLGIWLTWVLVHRINPLAFGWSLPMAVYPGFWVELLGLSLVIGLTIALLMRRQLQQPATLPVSATSLAGGDR
- a CDS encoding ABC transporter ATP-binding protein, producing MGQVLLMLRGLTKGFDSGNERIPVLADLTLTLDRGQSLALMGRSGSGKSTLLNLLCGLEQPDAGVIDIAGERFDADQGGSPGHRGIGAETARRWADLRRQRIGVVFQDANLMPALSLLDNVRLRARLAGQDDGQCEPWLDRLGIGALANRYPDQVSGGQRQRAALAMVFAMKPALILADEPTGSLDRHTADEVAHELFALQADQGCALILATHDPELAARCGQRLDLAHTAAS